From Acidobacteriota bacterium:
CGGCTCGCCGATGAGGATGATCCCTCCGGAGCGCAGGCTCCGCGCCAGAAGCTCGATGGTGCCGGCGACCCCGCCGGCGATCCAAGTGGCGCCGACACAGGCTGCCACGCCGACCTTCTCGTCAGAGACGTAGCCGGCGGCGTCGCCATGGATGAACTTGACTTGATCGGCGACACCGAGCTCTTCGGCGCGGAGTTTCGCTTGCCCGGTGAACAACTGGCTCATGTCGACGCCGGTGCCGATGACTCCGTGATCGCGGGCCCAGGTGCACAGCATCTCCCCCGAACCGCTGCCGAGGTCGAGCACCCGGGTCCCGGCTTCCAGACGCAGCGCCGCGCCGAGAGTGGCCAGCTTTTCGGGTGTGAACGGGTTATGGATGCGGTGGGCGCTTTCGGTTATGTTGAAGATCCGTGGAATGTCCATTTCGGGAAATCTCCTTATGGATAGGAATAGATTCGATCATGGCCCGGAGCGCGCCCAACCGCCAGGATTGCGCCCGGCCCCCCGACTGCGGATTTCGAAACGGAGAATCGGGGCGAATATGAGGGCGGGCGCAAGTCGTCCTGGACATGCCTGAAACCACGAAACCCCAGGGGGATCACCCGACGGGGTCTGGCATAAAATAAGAGCCGCTGAATTTCAGCGGAATAAATTTGGCTCCTCGGGCAGGACTCGAACCTGCAACCTAGTGGTTAACAGCCACCCGCTCTGCCGATTGAGCTACCGAGGAGCAAGGCTGGATTAAGATAGCATTAATCGGCCCCCAAGGCAAGACTTGCTTTTGCCCGCGGACGTGTTAATATGCCAATCTTTGTGTTCGAAAGGAAATCGTGTCCGACCCAGAAGCTCAAGTCCTGATCGGGGCCGCCGAAGCCCCGCTCTTCACCGGCCGCCGGACGGCCTGCGCCGAAAAAATGATGTTCTTCGAAGCCCGGGCGGCCCGATGGGACCGCGACCATTCCTCGCCGGAAGAGGCCCGCACGATCCCCCTCATCATCCCCTTCCTGAGGCTGAGCGCGGGCGACCGCGTCCTCGACCTGGGCTGCGGAACGGGGAAGCTCGTGCCCTGGCTCCGGGAGGGTGTCGGTCCCTCCGGCCTCATCGTCGA
This genomic window contains:
- a CDS encoding class I SAM-dependent methyltransferase; translated protein: MDIPRIFNITESAHRIHNPFTPEKLATLGAALRLEAGTRVLDLGSGSGEMLCTWARDHGVIGTGVDMSQLFTGQAKLRAEELGVADQVKFIHGDAAGYVSDEKVGVAACVGATWIAGGVAGTIELLARSLRSGGIILIGEPYWRRLPPTEDVVKGCLANSISDFLTLPELLASFGRLDYDVVEMVLADQDGWDRYEAAKWLTMRRWLEANPGDELAKDIRAELTSGPERYAAYTREYLGWGVFALMPR
- a CDS encoding class I SAM-dependent methyltransferase: MSDPEAQVLIGAAEAPLFTGRRTACAEKMMFFEARAARWDRDHSSPEEARTIPLIIPFLRLSAGDRVLDLGCGTGKLVPWLREGVGPSGLIVEADYCRGMLEAGRSKRFGRRVRFVRMDAQAPAVAGGAFDRIVCFSLFPHLEDQAGALRGFRGLLKPGGPLV